The Streptomyces sp. NBC_00224 genome has a window encoding:
- a CDS encoding IS200/IS605 family accessory protein TnpB-related protein: MTVKTRLRLSPRDANVLRELGFLLSQLAARDLAERVALGTAHTREDFARRKRGLTALTSSRWAGTITRGSNEQWELARRAQAAHLESLNTAVARIVARLAVPVGTCDVATRVPGYPTQRIRAAKQQRLQHLRARATAVAAERAAGRIRVVRGGKDLLRSRMHLPEAGLSVEEWRRRWSESRTRIEADGESGKTFGNESIQIAPDGVVLIKLPPELAARYSAHCDRFGRYRLDARVRFGYREPEWRAQVNARRSVGYTVRFANGRCCLTAAFTPRRAELSGGVGDEGLLMGALTGGVLGVDHNADHLAAWRLDRHGNPVGRPDRIDVDYKGRATHRDAQVRHACSGLIRLARQHGATALVVEDLGFTTDRETCGGKGRSGRRFRSLVAGMPTARFVARLVAMAHRAGLAVIVVDPAYTSRWGVQHWRGPTSTTRHKTSRHDASAVVIGRRGQGLGARRRAEKTVSRRQTEAVSRHAKACGGTGTEDHRPPALPTRPGPHRAPRARARPEDGARDAPRRRLEAGAQSAQDRSGRAAEERTWVQVPLPPSE; encoded by the coding sequence GTGACCGTCAAGACCCGGTTGCGCCTCTCGCCGCGCGACGCGAACGTCCTCCGCGAGCTGGGCTTCCTCTTGTCGCAGTTGGCGGCGAGGGACCTGGCCGAAAGGGTCGCGCTCGGGACCGCCCACACCCGAGAGGACTTCGCGCGCCGCAAGCGGGGGCTGACCGCGCTGACTTCATCCCGCTGGGCGGGGACCATCACCCGGGGCTCCAATGAGCAGTGGGAGCTGGCCCGCCGCGCTCAGGCTGCCCATCTGGAGTCCCTCAATACCGCCGTCGCTCGGATCGTTGCGCGGCTGGCGGTGCCGGTCGGTACCTGCGATGTGGCCACGCGCGTGCCGGGATACCCCACCCAGCGGATCCGGGCGGCCAAGCAACAGCGGCTCCAGCACCTCCGAGCGCGTGCGACGGCGGTGGCAGCCGAGCGGGCAGCCGGTCGGATTCGTGTGGTGCGCGGCGGCAAGGATTTGCTGCGCAGCCGGATGCATCTGCCGGAAGCCGGTCTGTCGGTGGAGGAGTGGCGGCGACGCTGGTCGGAGTCGCGTACGAGGATCGAGGCCGATGGCGAGAGCGGCAAGACCTTCGGCAACGAGAGCATCCAGATCGCTCCGGACGGCGTTGTGCTGATCAAGCTGCCGCCCGAGCTCGCTGCTCGGTACAGCGCCCACTGCGACCGGTTCGGTCGCTACCGTCTCGACGCGCGGGTCCGTTTCGGCTATCGGGAACCCGAGTGGCGGGCGCAAGTCAATGCCAGGCGTTCGGTGGGTTACACCGTCCGCTTCGCGAACGGCCGGTGCTGTCTGACGGCCGCTTTCACCCCGAGGAGAGCCGAGCTTTCCGGGGGTGTCGGCGATGAAGGTCTGCTCATGGGGGCATTGACCGGCGGGGTGCTCGGCGTCGACCACAACGCGGACCATCTCGCTGCCTGGCGGCTGGACCGGCACGGCAATCCCGTCGGACGCCCGGACCGGATCGATGTCGACTACAAGGGCAGGGCGACACACCGAGATGCCCAGGTCCGGCATGCCTGCAGTGGGCTGATCCGGCTGGCGCGGCAGCACGGGGCGACTGCCTTGGTCGTCGAGGACCTCGGCTTCACGACGGACCGAGAGACCTGCGGCGGGAAGGGGCGGAGCGGCCGGAGGTTCCGCTCGCTGGTGGCAGGGATGCCGACCGCCCGGTTCGTGGCCCGGTTGGTGGCCATGGCTCACCGGGCCGGGCTCGCGGTGATCGTCGTGGATCCCGCTTACACCAGCCGCTGGGGTGTTCAGCACTGGCGCGGGCCCACCAGCACCACGAGACACAAGACGTCCCGGCACGACGCTTCCGCTGTCGTGATCGGGAGGCGCGGCCAAGGGCTGGGCGCGCGGCGCAGGGCTGAGAAAACCGTATCCCGCAGGCAGACGGAAGCCGTCTCACGGCACGCGAAGGCGTGTGGTGGGACCGGTACGGAAGACCATCGCCCGCCCGCGCTCCCCACCAGGCCCGGCCCCCACCGCGCTCCCAGGGCCCGCGCCCGGCCGGAGGACGGTGCACGTGATGCACCTCGCCGACGGCTGGAGGCAGGGGCCCAGTCCGCCCAGGACCGTTCGGGGCGGGCCGCCGAGGAGCGGACCTGGGTCCAGGTGCCGCTCCCGCCGAGTGAGTAG
- a CDS encoding DUF1416 domain-containing protein → MCGAKAGGPDASTIKPGETTIQGQVTKDGEPVVGYVRLLDSTGEFTAEVPTSATGQFRFYAAEGTWTVRALVPGGTADRTVVAQTGGLAEVAIAV, encoded by the coding sequence ATGTGTGGAGCGAAGGCAGGCGGCCCCGACGCCTCGACGATCAAGCCCGGTGAGACCACCATCCAGGGCCAGGTGACGAAGGACGGCGAGCCCGTGGTCGGCTACGTCCGCCTCCTGGACTCGACCGGCGAGTTCACCGCCGAGGTCCCGACCTCGGCGACGGGCCAGTTCCGCTTCTACGCGGCCGAGGGCACGTGGACCGTCCGGGCCCTGGTCCCCGGCGGCACCGCGGACCGCACGGTCGTGGCGCAGACGGGCGGGCTGGCGGAGGTCGCGATCGCCGTGTGA
- a CDS encoding sulfurtransferase: MSRSDVLVDADWVEAHIEDPKVAIVEVDEDTSAYEKNHIKNAIRIDWTKDLQDPVRRDFIDQEGFEKLLSAKGIANDTTVVLYGGNNNWFASYAYWYFKLYGHDSVKLLDGGRKKWELDSRDLVDGSQVPARPATAYKAKAQNSAIRAFRDDVVAAIGAQNLVDVRSPDEFSGKLLAPAHLPQEQSQRPGHVPSARNIPWSKNANDDGTFKSDDALKELYAAEQVDLAKDTIAYCRIGERSALTWFVLHELLGVQNVKNYDGSWTEYGSLVGVPIELGVNK, translated from the coding sequence ATGAGCCGCAGCGACGTCCTGGTAGACGCCGACTGGGTCGAGGCCCACATCGAAGACCCCAAGGTCGCCATCGTCGAGGTCGACGAGGACACCTCGGCGTACGAGAAGAACCACATCAAGAACGCGATCCGGATCGACTGGACCAAGGACCTCCAGGACCCGGTCCGCCGTGACTTCATCGACCAGGAGGGCTTCGAGAAGCTCCTGTCGGCGAAGGGCATCGCGAACGACACCACCGTCGTCCTCTACGGCGGCAACAACAACTGGTTCGCCTCGTACGCCTACTGGTACTTCAAGCTCTACGGCCACGACAGCGTCAAGCTGCTCGACGGCGGCCGCAAGAAGTGGGAGCTGGACTCGCGCGACCTCGTCGACGGCTCGCAGGTGCCGGCCCGCCCGGCCACCGCGTACAAGGCCAAGGCGCAGAACAGCGCGATCCGCGCCTTCCGCGACGACGTGGTGGCGGCCATCGGCGCGCAGAACCTGGTCGACGTGCGCTCCCCCGACGAGTTCAGCGGCAAGCTGCTCGCCCCGGCCCACCTCCCGCAGGAGCAGTCGCAGCGCCCGGGCCACGTCCCGTCCGCCCGCAACATCCCGTGGTCGAAGAACGCCAACGACGACGGCACCTTCAAGTCGGACGACGCTCTCAAGGAGCTGTACGCGGCGGAGCAGGTCGACCTGGCCAAGGACACCATCGCGTACTGCCGCATCGGCGAGCGCTCGGCCCTGACGTGGTTCGTGCTGCACGAGCTGCTCGGCGTCCAGAACGTCAAGAACTACGACGGCTCGTGGACCGAGTACGGCTCCCTCGTCGGCGTGCCGATCGAGCTCGGCGTCAACAAGTAA
- a CDS encoding putative leader peptide, whose product MKRQADLTKRRAVDLCRVAAMLCRHV is encoded by the coding sequence ATGAAGCGACAGGCGGATCTCACGAAGCGGCGGGCAGTCGACCTGTGCCGCGTCGCCGCCATGCTCTGTCGCCACGTCTGA